CTTTCTACTTGGTGAGATAATTAAACTTAAATGACTTCTTGTTGaggtttcctttttttttttaacttattgtttaaatatttttataaatttgttgtttttttttattaatttaaattaaatatgaataaCTTTGTTAacttaaccaaaaaaaaaaaatgccagaaacacaaaaaatacaaactagATGAAATTTCGAAATTTTAACTTTCACTGACTAGAGAACAACTTTCATTTTCCGTTTCTGTTCCCATTGCTTAGACTTTCCCTATCCTTTCCACTGAACGCTGAACTAATAACTGAAGTACGGAATACAACATAGATTAAATCTAAAGGACTATAACACTTTGGACAACGCAACGGAACGAAACTAAAAATTTGCGTCCTAGATAAGTATTTGGTTTTCTTTTGGAGATTGGATTCCATCACTCGGCGTAGACCAGGCGAGAGCGCGACTTTTTCAGTGTGCGGGAGCCACCGCCTCCACCGCCTCCACCGCCCCCACCGATGCCACTGTCACCGCCCTCGCCTTCGCCGCACTGCCAGGACTTGGTCTTGGCCCGGAAGTAGCGGAACTCCTCGTTGTGGTCAGGTGCCAGCATTGGCACATAGCCCTCCGGTTCGCAGAGCTCGGCATGCAGCCCAAAGAACTCCTTATAGCCATTGTGGAGTAGATACAACTCCGGGTAGTCCAGAGTCGGGTAGTTGTGGGCGTGCAGGCTGCGGTCGTTGCTCCGGAGGAAGCGCAATAGCTTAGGTCCGCGCTCCGAGGAGAACTCGCAGTGGAAAACAAAGATGCGACGCTCTTCGGTTCGCTGCAGCTGCTCGGCGAAGCTGGGAAAGGCATCCTGGATCTGTCCTCGGGTATAGAGGTTCATGGCTCCGCGTATATGACCGCCCAGGTATTCATACGGATAACGGCAGTCGATGATCTGGTAGCCTCCCTTGCTGCCCAGCTGCTCGGCAAAATCACCCTGCATCAGACGGGCCAGGGTGTCACTCGATATCGTCTTTAGGTCGCGGTGTCGTGTGCCGGAGAGCAAGCACGGTAGGGCACACGGCCGGCTGAGATCTCCAATCAACTCGGGTTCGTCGCCCAAGGCAGTCATTATTTCGGCATCGTTCATGGAGAGCGTTTTTCTTTGCAGCTTCCGCCCCGGGGATTTGTGGCCCAGGTGCTCTGTGCTGGGATACTCCTCCTTTCCTTCAGCCTGGCGCTGCTGGTCACATGGGTACATGCTCAGGCAGCGACGTACGGACCGTTTTGAAGGCTCCTCGGCGTCGGGCAACTGATAGGTCTTTAGTTGCCCACTGATGAGCAGCTCCAGGTCCCCGGGCAGCCCCAGCTTTGGATCCTCTTCGGCTTCCAGCTCGAACATTGCCATGTACTCGTCGTCCAGTGAGTTTCCCGAATCGTAGCTGGAGGACACGCTGTCGAAACTGCTCAGCGTCCTGGACGATACACTGTTGAAGTGGCTGAGGGTCTTGGAGCTACGCTGAGTGGATTTGGGCGTTGCTCCGCCTCCTGGCTCCAAGGTTGTACACCGCATGTTCTGCGAGAGCTCGGTAATGGGCGAAAGGATTGTGTTGCACCCAGATCCGGCGGCCGGAATTTGACGTTTAAGTAGGCGATGCATCAGAGTCTCCAGGGCTCCGCTTTTGTGGCGCTTGGCCGATGGATTTTCCTGGAGCTGCTCGTCATTCTCGGAACCGCACAAATCTTCTTCTTCCTCCTCTTCGAGCATCAGCCGCTTGCTGGCCATGGCGGCAGCTGGAAAAGTTTGTAATCAGCTGTAAAGGCAGAAAGCCAGCCGGTTTCCTCCGTCTCACTCACTTGGGTTGGTTTGCGCCCCTAATTATCAATGGCAATAAAGGTTTTCACTATCGAATCCGCAGCCAATTTGTACAACTTGTGATTTCGGTTGGCTTTTCCGAGTATTGCTTTTCGCGGTTTTTCTATTCCCGCCTATTGTCTTCCTTCCTCCATCACGTTCTAGCGCATTGGAGCCGCAGAACCTCACCACTCGGAGGCGAACTCACCACACCGAAGTCGCCCCTGATCGAGGTGGAAATCTATTGTTTGAATCTGTTATCACTTTTgagattttttcatttttttttaatattgtttGTCAGAAATGTGAACGTTTATAGAAGATTgagtttgaaaattaaaagattttccttttgtcataatacataaatttttaaataataaattaaagtttaggttttttgaattaaaaaaaaaatggtgccATCTCTTTAGTGATATTCTTTCTCACTGACCGGCCACACTAATTTATGGATTTATCGCTTCAAGTTCGATAACACCGGCGGAagccattttgaattttcgATCAAAAATGGTGGTATGGATCGAAGTATGTTGGTGTGCGTGCCACCATCATTAAATGGTATCTAGTATTTAAATAGTATATTCCCTCTCCCAAATGAAAAATGTGCCCATTTATTACTCGACGGTTAGATCATTTATTTGgctaaggaaatttaaaatggttatagttttcatttttcttttaatttgtagtggacatttttttataatgtGTATACGTGTCGAAATTGAAACAAGTTTGATTAGAAAGGAGTTAGAAACTCATATGGACGATGAAATTGCAGAGAATCCACGTATACCATTATGACTAGATTAAATTTCATAATATttccgttttttgtttttttttgttacattttaCAACGTTTAAACactccaaaaaataaatattatattagtaattcagtttgtttaaaaaattacatttaatagttaactgttttcatttcaattttccaTTCTTCCTAGCTCAGCATAAACACGCCGTCCTCATTTTGATTTCATTTCCTTGAAAATaatcttaatttaaattgtcTTCATCATTCATAAtattatgttttttgtttttttttctttgtttctaTGCATAAATTCATAAAGTTCATAAATTGTTTCCACATTCGAAATACGATACAAAGGCATTTAGGTTTGGtatttattatgtttttagtttttccgTCTCATCGTCGTGTAAATCTTGCTAAAGTTTTCCGACTAAGAGTAAGGCTAAGAAAGGAGCTTTAACTAAATGTACTAGGCGGGATTTGAACTAAAAACTCAAAAAGTATTGCATACTTTACAGGTGGTCCTATAGTTGTGGTTTCTTAAACTTCTGTTGCGTTTTAAAGGtgttttccattaaaaaaccgtacaattttttacaaattacaaaACAACGGAGGAAACACTTTTTTCTTTGCTATATAAACATTCAACATTTTATATTAGTTTTATACAAAACGAGCTGTGTATACATATGTGAACAATTGTACACAAAATTTAACAAATGGTTTAATTTATCCATATTTTCAATTGGGACAAAGGACGAAATATTCATAATATAAGTGCGTCTGTCTGTgtgctttgttgttgttgtcatcgTTTTACTCCTACTATCAAATTTATAAGTCATTGTTGTTGTAAAAACTCAACtaagttttataaaattacaaaaataattgtCATTCGAATTATTTTTGctatattttactattttatctttcctttttttttaatatttggcaTTGGTTTTACCATATTAAACTatcaaaatattcaataaaatgtGGGTTTTTTTTAGCTATAGGCATTAGGTAGGtacaaatataaaaacttaTCTTTCGTTAATTCACTATGAAACTGACTATTGATGGAGCGGCTGGGGAAACTCATTAGTTTAAAAGGGTTTCATTGGTCTTCAAGTCGCCATCTTCAGAAGCAGCATCCATCAACATTTCTacatctttttttatttattttttaaaataaagtaagaCCAGTTtccttaagtttttttttggcgcgGTTTTAAGTCTAAGAGTTGAAGTTTTTGTTGCTAAAAGTGGTTTTTAGTTCCGAAGATTGTGcctgtttttttgtttgtttttagcGTAGTTGTTAAACATTCGACATATATTTTGGACTACGGCATAGTTCAGAATCtctagaaaacaaaataaaatatatattcatctAGTATAAACAACAAACCGATCGTAGTCGCATATAGTAGttgtaaaatatataagtAGTTGTGTGTATATATCCTCTAACGCATAAAGCAGCGCGTCAAGTAAAACATCAAAATCATGGTCAGCGGCAGTAGCTGAAGCGTCAAACCCAGCCGCGAGGCTTTGCCGCAATAGGTGTACAGTTCCTCCTGTTATTCGGatataagaaaataattatataatattttaaaaataatttttaaattgataCTTACTTCATCGTGCATTGTATAGCACTCTTCGATGCGTCGCCGTTCGTAGAAACTCATGTTGAGCTTGTAACAGGGGAAGTTAGTCTGATAGTTCATGCGCTGGGGCTCCGTGGTCAGGCGGACACTGCGCGAAGGCATCAGGACATtgaccaccaccagcaccaggTTCGAGTTGGGTATCTTCTTGACGAAGAAAGGCCTCGTCGATGGCGCCTCTACTTGGTCATTGATGCTCACCAGGGAGTTGGGCTGCAGGACGTACAGTGTGCGGCGCATGTCGCAGGGCTTGTAAACCGGATCTGGTTCGGGTTCATCGAATAGGGCGTCCTCGTCGTCATCATCACTTTTGGGCTTGGATGCCGAGGCCTTGCCGCCATCACCCACAGCAACGTATTCATCCTCTATTTCGTCAGTGTATTCCATaactataataaaataatgttaACTAAACATTTCTTTTTGAGAGATTATTATTAGATGAGACTTACATGGAGCACCATCCACCCACCACTGAACTCTTTGATATTGGAAGAAGATCTGGGCCACAACCCATCTCCAGCCTAAGCTTAATAAACGAAGGGGCTGCAATTATCAAAAGGATATTATAAGATCCttcattaaataataatatagacACCCACATGAAGCAGTCCATGACCTTCGCTATTTGTTACTGGCTCCTCCTTGCACTGGGACTGATAGTCGTAGACCTCGATGCTCAGGAAGATGCCCCTCTCCACCATCGCAGCCATCACATCGCCGTGGAACTCACCGAAAAACTTGCCAGTGGTGTTGATGTTTTGGCCAACTACGATGTACGCGTTATTGTCTATGACCACACAGTCCACATCATCATTTGTGCAGATGGGCATGCAGCCATCACACTAAGAAGAAATTTCTAAATAAAATCCCAAGGAGACAGATACCTTTACTTACATGATCCACAGAGGTAATGGCGAAGAACTGCTCCCACATGAGGGCGTGTGAGAATTGGAAGCCTACCACACAGGCGGGCGCCTCCTTGCCACCGTCTCGCGGGAAAATCGCATGGGAGGCGGTGACCTTCAGCTCGCTGTTCTCCATGGGATCGTCGTAGTACTTCACCGAGTACACAAAGCTCTCAGTGCGATCCTCGTGATGCTGCAGGATGGCGCTCTTGTACCAGGTCTCATCGATGGCCGTCTTGTGATAGTCACCGAACTCCCTGTCCGTTTCCACTTCCACCTCCCCGAAGATGAACTGCCAGCGGGTGAGGCCACTCATGGTGGCCACAAACCGAAGATCGGCACCAAAGCGCTGGATTAGCCTCTTCTCCTCCTCGTTTTCGAACCGCCACTCGCCGTAGCTGGAATTGGTCACCTTGGCGTCGAAAATGAGCAGTTGAACCAGCTCCTTGTTGCAGTAGTAGGCGTCGTCATTGAGAGTCTTGCGACCACAGTTCACTGCAAAAAATGGGgagaattaaatataattttataaaaaaaattgtgagAAAAGAAATACTTACAATCAATGTTTCCATTCCTATCAGATTCGTCCTCGTCGTACTGCTCGGACCATTTCCAATCGCTTTTGACCATCTTGCCCAGGAACGCACGCAACTCTGCCTCGGAATTGTTGAACTCATGCCCTTCCAGATAGTGATATTTGCAGTAGACCctgaattataaattataaaaaatatatctaaatTAAAAGGGAGATGTATTACTTACCAATCGGGATGAACTTTCCAGTTTTCGCCCACGAAGAAATCCGATATATTGACCTTCATGTGCTTGTTCTTGAGGACCTCCTCACCCACCTTTATCCAGGTCTTGCCATATTCACTGGGCATCGTAATACCCAAGGTAAACGGAGTATTGGGCAGGGGGGCGAAGAAGTAGTCCTGCTTCTCCTCAGATACACGGCGCATCTTGTCGTAGTGAAACTTCACAGAGATATCCTTGAATTCTTGACTCTCATGCCGCACCATTGCGTTGCGAATCATCAGAATGGAGTCTCCAGGCTCGCGAGGACTCTGGTCTTCAAAGAGATGCTCCACTTCCGTAAAGTCAATGCTGTTATAGTTTGGATTGATGACTCCATTTTCCTGGTTGAGTTATAGAGAGAAACTTTTAGAGAGGAACTAAAATAGATCAAGAAAACTTACTCCACGGGGCCGCAGGTCAGGATGGAGAAGAACATAGCCATTGTTGGACACCACAAAAGAGTAGCCATTGACgcccagctataaaatattaatagatGTTACTGTTTTTAATCTTCTCCAGATAGAACTCCAACCTTGTAGGGCAATGTCAGCttgtctatatcttccacgGGCACATCTGTTCCAGCCACTCCCAACAGACGTGCCCTCCGGTTCGTGCTGTTCTCGTGGCGATAGAATCGATCAAAAGCGGGCACGCCCACGGCTATCATAAGGCGGGGTTTCGTATCAGTTTCCTTAGGATCAtactgaaaatatttaaaattaatttattaaaaatataattttaaaaaaatatataaaaacccACCGTCTTGTCTGTAAAGGCGTGTGTCCAGGTGGGCGGATGCTTGTCGTTTTGCAAAACCAGGGGCGTAGCAATCACATCGACATACTTGAGCACCTCCTCATGTACCTCGTCGAGGGTTTGGACGTGGGAGTAATAACCTCTGTTGAGGCAGGCCATCCATTGGATCTCGCGGACCTTGGTCACCTCCTTGCCCAGCAGGTAAGTGAAGACGCGGACGTTCATCTCTGATGTGCCGTTCTCGCCGTTGCCCCAGTTGTATTTCTGAAAAACTTCGGTGGTATTCCCGGCCACACCGTCGGTGACCAACATGATGGCCTGGTTGCAGGTGGAGCTAGTGTTGCAGTGCCGACTGTCGTAGTAGGTCCGGAGCAGGCGGAAGGCCTTGTCGTAGGCCAGGGTGAGGTTGGCGTATCCTTCGGGATCATCGAGATGTTCGATTGCCTCGTTAAAGACCTCAATGTTCTCGGGTGTCGCCTGGACGAGGGCTCCATTGAAGCAGGGTATGATGTCCTCCACATCCGCCGCGTAGCGAAAAATGGTAAAGAAATCGTTGTTCGAAAAGGTGTCCAGTATGCTTCGGATGGTGAACTTGGCCACGTGATGGCGGAATCCCGTCATCGAACCAGAATGATCCAACAGAATGACAATGTCCTTGGAGCAGGTGGCCGTCTCAATGTACCAGGATCTCTTGCGGCAATCGTAGGTGTCGGCATCCTGCCTGTTCGCCCTTGAATCCGTCCACTGGGCTGCCGGGTAGTGTCGCAGAATGCCCGTATCCGAACCGAAGTACTGCCAGGATAGAGCCGGATCGGATTGGTAGTTTTGGCGAAACACTTCGTCCAACTGCTCTGACCACTGTATCGT
This region of Drosophila bipectinata strain 14024-0381.07 chromosome 2L, DbipHiC1v2, whole genome shotgun sequence genomic DNA includes:
- the twe gene encoding cdc25-like protein phosphatase twine; the encoded protein is MASKRLMLEEEEEEDLCGSENDEQLQENPSAKRHKSGALETLMHRLLKRQIPAAGSGCNTILSPITELSQNMRCTTLEPGGGATPKSTQRSSKTLSHFNSVSSRTLSSFDSVSSSYDSGNSLDDEYMAMFELEAEEDPKLGLPGDLELLISGQLKTYQLPDAEEPSKRSVRRCLSMYPCDQQRQAEGKEEYPSTEHLGHKSPGRKLQRKTLSMNDAEIMTALGDEPELIGDLSRPCALPCLLSGTRHRDLKTISSDTLARLMQGDFAEQLGSKGGYQIIDCRYPYEYLGGHIRGAMNLYTRGQIQDAFPSFAEQLQRTEERRIFVFHCEFSSERGPKLLRFLRSNDRSLHAHNYPTLDYPELYLLHNGYKEFFGLHAELCEPEGYVPMLAPDHNEEFRYFRAKTKSWQCGEGEGGDSGIGGGGGGGGGGGSRTLKKSRSRLVYAE
- the Ca-Ma2d gene encoding voltage-dependent calcium channel subunit alpha-2/delta-3 — protein: MFGFCEKLMTHFAVILTAFFLSQPILLLLICGPHGGFIPSSSTILAEASAADEAVGKWATKFGDELFLLAQKITKSQEIKEKYKEYNARVELKNGTELIQSITDNVGRMLARKMDAVRCIQERAESVNENFEFNRTWAETNFTYISSKYSTFNGNSSEELQPNEAEYEYMYRKMDLNQDTHFYNTPVDTEHSSVHVPSNVWDRSERVLKTIQWSEQLDEVFRQNYQSDPALSWQYFGSDTGILRHYPAAQWTDSRANRQDADTYDCRKRSWYIETATCSKDIVILLDHSGSMTGFRHHVAKFTIRSILDTFSNNDFFTIFRYAADVEDIIPCFNGALVQATPENIEVFNEAIEHLDDPEGYANLTLAYDKAFRLLRTYYDSRHCNTSSTCNQAIMLVTDGVAGNTTEVFQKYNWGNGENGTSEMNVRVFTYLLGKEVTKVREIQWMACLNRGYYSHVQTLDEVHEEVLKYVDVIATPLVLQNDKHPPTWTHAFTDKTYDPKETDTKPRLMIAVGVPAFDRFYRHENSTNRRARLLGVAGTDVPVEDIDKLTLPYKLGVNGYSFVVSNNGYVLLHPDLRPRGENGVINPNYNSIDFTEVEHLFEDQSPREPGDSILMIRNAMVRHESQEFKDISVKFHYDKMRRVSEEKQDYFFAPLPNTPFTLGITMPSEYGKTWIKVGEEVLKNKHMKVNISDFFVGENWKVHPDWVYCKYHYLEGHEFNNSEAELRAFLGKMVKSDWKWSEQYDEDESDRNGNIDLNCGRKTLNDDAYYCNKELVQLLIFDAKVTNSSYGEWRFENEEEKRLIQRFGADLRFVATMSGLTRWQFIFGEVEVETDREFGDYHKTAIDETWYKSAILQHHEDRTESFVYSVKYYDDPMENSELKVTASHAIFPRDGGKEAPACVVGFQFSHALMWEQFFAITSVDHCDGCMPICTNDDVDCVVIDNNAYIVVGQNINTTGKFFGEFHGDVMAAMVERGIFLSIEVYDYQSQCKEEPVTNSEGHGLLHPLRLLSLGWRWVVAQIFFQYQRVQWWVDGAPFMEYTDEIEDEYVAVGDGGKASASKPKSDDDDEDALFDEPEPDPVYKPCDMRRTLYVLQPNSLVSINDQVEAPSTRPFFVKKIPNSNLVLVVVNVLMPSRSVRLTTEPQRMNYQTNFPCYKLNMSFYERRRIEECYTMHDEEELYTYCGKASRLGLTLQLLPLTMILMFYLTRCFMR